A window of the Streptomyces griseochromogenes genome harbors these coding sequences:
- a CDS encoding pyridoxal-phosphate-dependent aminotransferase family protein — protein sequence MTHPFLDLPPLSAERFAAIEDRVARLLETRQDVVITQGEALLPLEGAIRAAARPGTTALNVITGPYGQTFGNWLRDCGATVHDLSVPFHTAVTASQIREALAEHPEIDFVSLVHAEAATGNTNPVAEIGEVVREHGALFYLDAVASVGAEPVLPDAWGVDLCVIGAQKAMGGPAGVSAISVSERAWSRMAANPNAPRRSYLSLLDWKERWIDGGRKALLHAPAQLEMLALEACLERIETAGARTVMARHASAAAATRAGAAALGGGIEPYVHEARDAAPVATTLRVPSGVVASELVARALASDPALPLAAGGGALAEEMIRVNHYGPDATPGAVHSCLSALGAALAERGPTVDLEGARRAADEAWR from the coding sequence GTGACCCACCCCTTCCTCGACCTGCCCCCGCTCAGTGCCGAGCGCTTCGCCGCCATCGAGGACCGGGTGGCCCGGTTGCTGGAGACCCGGCAGGACGTGGTGATCACACAGGGCGAGGCGCTGCTGCCCCTGGAGGGCGCGATCCGCGCGGCGGCCCGTCCGGGCACGACCGCGCTGAACGTGATCACGGGCCCGTACGGGCAGACCTTCGGGAACTGGCTCCGGGACTGCGGCGCGACCGTGCACGACCTGTCCGTCCCGTTCCACACGGCGGTCACCGCGTCCCAGATCCGGGAGGCCCTCGCCGAGCACCCGGAGATCGACTTCGTCTCACTCGTCCACGCGGAGGCGGCGACCGGCAACACCAATCCGGTCGCGGAGATCGGCGAGGTGGTGCGGGAGCACGGCGCGCTGTTCTACCTGGACGCGGTCGCCTCCGTCGGGGCGGAGCCGGTGCTGCCGGACGCGTGGGGCGTGGACCTGTGCGTGATCGGGGCCCAGAAGGCGATGGGCGGCCCGGCGGGTGTCTCGGCGATCTCGGTGAGCGAGCGGGCGTGGTCCCGGATGGCGGCCAACCCGAACGCCCCGCGCCGCTCCTACCTCTCCCTCCTCGACTGGAAGGAGCGCTGGATCGACGGCGGCCGCAAGGCCCTGCTGCACGCTCCGGCCCAGCTCGAGATGCTGGCCCTGGAGGCGTGCCTGGAGCGGATCGAGACGGCGGGCGCGCGGACGGTGATGGCCCGGCACGCGTCCGCCGCCGCGGCGACGCGGGCGGGCGCGGCGGCCCTGGGCGGGGGCATCGAGCCCTACGTCCACGAGGCGAGGGACGCGGCGCCGGTCGCGACGACGCTGCGGGTCCCGTCCGGGGTGGTGGCCTCGGAGCTGGTGGCCCGGGCCCTGGCGAGCGACCCCGCGCTTCCGCTGGCCGCCGGCGGCGGCGCGCTCGCCGAGGAGATGATCCGCGTCAACCACTACGGCCCGGACGCGACGCCGGGCGCCGTGCACAGCTGCCTGTCGGCGCTGGGCGCGGCCCTCGCCGAGCGGGGACCGACGGTGGATCTGGAGGGTGCCCGCCGCGCGGCGGACGAGGCATGGCGGTAG
- a CDS encoding DinB family protein: MTTRTPGTLPDGRPVPLMTGPERPMLESWLDFHRATLELKFRGLDDIQARLAPAEPSALTPLGLVQHLAEVERNWWQRVVAGLDVPPVFEEATGYALDPGRGLDEAFTAWRGEVTRGRRLRAARSLEDTGRITDGPMTGAEVSVRWVLIHLIEEYARHNGHADILRERIDGTTGF; the protein is encoded by the coding sequence ATGACCACGAGGACTCCCGGCACCCTTCCCGACGGCCGCCCCGTCCCCCTGATGACCGGCCCCGAGCGCCCCATGCTGGAGAGCTGGCTGGACTTCCACCGGGCCACTCTGGAGCTGAAGTTCCGGGGACTGGACGACATACAGGCGCGGCTCGCCCCGGCCGAGCCGTCCGCGCTGACGCCGCTCGGGCTGGTGCAGCATCTCGCCGAGGTCGAGCGGAACTGGTGGCAGCGCGTGGTGGCGGGGCTCGATGTGCCACCGGTGTTCGAGGAGGCGACGGGGTACGCCCTCGATCCGGGGCGCGGGCTCGACGAGGCGTTCACGGCGTGGCGCGGGGAGGTCACGCGGGGGCGTCGGCTGCGTGCCGCGCGGTCACTGGAGGACACCGGGCGGATCACCGACGGGCCGATGACCGGGGCCGAGGTCAGTGTGCGGTGGGTGCTCATTCACCTCATCGAGGAGTACGCCCGGCACAACGGGCACGCCGACATACTGCGTGAACGCATCGACGGAACCACGGGCTTCTGA
- the ectA gene encoding diaminobutyrate acetyltransferase: MTAAQADLFIDRPAVSDGPALWRIAKNSETLDLNSSYSYLLWCRDFAATSAVARGADGEPVGFVTGYVRPDRPRVLLVWQVAVDAAHRGRGIAAALLDGLTARLTGERLITGIETTIAPGNTASERLFTSFAARHGADLDREVLFPADLFPDGQHDAEVLYRIGPLTPSTAL; this comes from the coding sequence ATGACTGCCGCACAAGCAGACCTGTTCATCGACCGACCGGCGGTGTCCGACGGACCCGCGCTGTGGCGTATCGCCAAGAACTCGGAAACCCTCGACCTGAACTCCTCGTACAGCTATTTGCTGTGGTGCCGGGACTTCGCCGCCACCTCGGCGGTGGCGCGTGGCGCGGACGGCGAGCCCGTCGGTTTCGTGACCGGGTACGTGCGGCCCGACCGTCCCCGCGTCCTGCTCGTCTGGCAGGTGGCCGTCGACGCCGCCCACCGGGGGCGCGGCATCGCCGCCGCGCTGCTGGACGGGCTGACCGCCCGGCTCACCGGCGAGCGCCTGATCACCGGCATCGAGACCACCATCGCCCCCGGAAACACGGCCTCCGAGCGTCTGTTCACCTCGTTCGCCGCCCGGCACGGAGCGGACCTCGACCGCGAGGTGCTGTTCCCCGCCGACCTGTTCCCCGACGGCCAGCACGATGCCGAAGTCCTGTACCGCATCGGTCCGTTGACCCCGTCCACCGCCCTCTGA
- the ectB gene encoding diaminobutyrate--2-oxoglutarate transaminase, whose amino-acid sequence MTITQPDLSVFETIESEVRSYCRGWPTVFDRAQGSRIYDEDGHAYLDFFAGAGSLNYGHNNPVLKRALIDYLSRDGVTHGLDMSTKAKRSFLQTFQDLVLRPRDLPYKVMFPGPTGTNAVESALKLARKVKGREAIVSFTNAFHGMSLGSLAVTGNAFKRAGAGIPLVHGTPMPFDNYFDGTVPDFLWFERLLEDQGSGLNKPAAVIVETVQGEGGINVARPEWLRALKDLCERQDMLLIVDDIQMGCGRTGAFFSFEEAGIVPDIVTVSKSISGYGLPMALCLFKPELDVWEPGEHNGTFRGNNPAFVTATAALETYWADGSAMEKQTRARGEQIEQALISITEENLADVKEYRGRGLVWGLEFHEKARATRVARRAFELGLLIETSGPEGEVVKLLPALTVTPEELDEGLSIVARAIRETV is encoded by the coding sequence GTGACCATCACCCAGCCCGACCTCAGCGTCTTCGAGACCATCGAGTCCGAGGTGCGCAGTTACTGCCGCGGCTGGCCCACCGTGTTCGACCGGGCGCAGGGCAGCCGGATCTACGACGAGGACGGACACGCCTACCTCGACTTCTTCGCCGGTGCCGGCTCACTCAACTACGGCCACAACAACCCGGTACTGAAACGGGCGCTGATCGACTATCTGTCCCGGGACGGGGTGACCCACGGCCTGGACATGTCGACCAAGGCCAAACGGTCCTTCCTGCAGACCTTCCAGGACCTGGTGCTGCGCCCGCGCGACCTGCCCTACAAGGTCATGTTCCCGGGCCCGACCGGCACCAACGCCGTCGAGTCGGCGCTGAAGCTGGCCCGGAAGGTGAAGGGCCGGGAGGCGATCGTGTCGTTCACGAACGCCTTCCACGGGATGTCGCTGGGCTCCCTGGCCGTCACCGGCAACGCCTTCAAGCGGGCCGGCGCGGGCATCCCGCTGGTCCACGGCACGCCGATGCCCTTCGACAACTACTTCGACGGCACGGTGCCGGACTTCCTGTGGTTCGAGCGGCTCCTGGAGGACCAGGGCTCCGGTCTCAACAAGCCGGCCGCGGTGATCGTGGAGACCGTGCAGGGCGAGGGCGGCATCAACGTGGCCCGGCCCGAATGGCTGCGCGCCCTCAAGGACCTGTGCGAGCGGCAGGACATGCTGCTGATCGTCGACGACATCCAGATGGGCTGCGGCCGGACGGGGGCGTTCTTCTCCTTCGAGGAGGCCGGGATCGTGCCCGACATCGTCACCGTGTCCAAGTCGATCAGCGGCTACGGCCTGCCGATGGCGCTGTGCCTGTTCAAGCCCGAGCTCGACGTCTGGGAGCCGGGCGAGCACAACGGCACCTTCCGCGGCAACAACCCCGCGTTCGTGACCGCCACCGCGGCCCTCGAGACGTACTGGGCCGACGGCTCCGCGATGGAGAAGCAGACCCGCGCCCGCGGCGAGCAGATCGAGCAGGCACTGATCTCGATCACCGAGGAGAACCTCGCCGATGTGAAGGAGTACCGCGGCCGCGGTCTGGTGTGGGGTCTGGAGTTCCACGAGAAGGCGCGGGCCACCCGGGTCGCCCGGCGGGCCTTCGAACTCGGCCTGCTCATCGAGACGTCCGGCCCGGAGGGCGAGGTCGTCAAGCTGCTGCCCGCGCTCACCGTCACCCCCGAAGAGCTGGACGAGGGCCTCAGCATCGTCGCCCGCGCCATCCGCGAGACCGTCTAG
- a CDS encoding ectoine synthase: MIVRSFKDIEGTDRHVKAKSGTWESKRIVLAKERVGFSLHETVLYAGTETSMWYANHIEAVVCVEGEAELTDHETGRTHTITPGTMYLLDGHERHTLRVKEDFRCLCVFNPPVTGREDHDENGVYPLLTEPEEV, from the coding sequence GTGATCGTCCGATCGTTCAAGGACATCGAAGGCACCGACCGGCATGTGAAGGCCAAGTCCGGCACCTGGGAGAGCAAGCGGATCGTCCTCGCCAAGGAGCGGGTCGGCTTCTCCCTGCACGAGACGGTCCTGTACGCCGGGACCGAGACGTCGATGTGGTACGCCAACCACATCGAGGCCGTCGTCTGCGTCGAGGGCGAGGCCGAGCTCACCGACCACGAGACCGGGAGGACGCACACGATCACTCCCGGCACCATGTACCTCCTGGACGGGCACGAGCGGCACACGCTGCGCGTCAAGGAGGACTTCCGCTGCCTCTGCGTGTTCAACCCGCCCGTCACCGGCCGGGAGGACCACGACGAGAACGGCGTCTACCCGCTGCTCACCGAGCCCGAGGAGGTGTGA
- the thpD gene encoding ectoine hydroxylase, with protein sequence MTTVTDLYPSRGTSEVTVPRQDPVVWSSPDTPGPITTADLQSYERDGFLAVDQLITPDEVGVYRSELDRLVADPAIRADERSIVEPKSKEIRSVFEVHRISEVFARLVRDPRVVGRARQILGSDVYVHQSRINVKPGFGASGFYWHSDFETWHAEDGLPNMRTVSVSIALTENYDTNGGLMIMPGSHRTFLGCAGATPEDNYKRSLQMQDAGTPSDAALTTLASEYGIRLFTGRAGSATWFDCNCMHGSGDNITPFPRSNVFIVFNSVENAAVEPFAAPVRRPEFIGARDFTPVR encoded by the coding sequence ATGACCACCGTCACCGACCTGTACCCCAGCCGCGGCACGAGCGAGGTGACCGTCCCGCGCCAGGACCCGGTCGTCTGGAGCTCCCCGGACACGCCCGGCCCGATCACGACGGCCGACCTGCAGTCGTACGAGCGTGACGGCTTCCTCGCCGTCGACCAGCTGATCACCCCGGACGAGGTCGGGGTCTACCGGAGCGAGCTGGACCGGCTCGTCGCCGACCCGGCGATCCGCGCCGACGAGCGCTCGATCGTCGAGCCGAAGTCCAAGGAGATCCGTTCGGTCTTCGAAGTGCACCGGATCAGCGAGGTGTTCGCGCGCCTGGTGCGCGATCCGCGGGTGGTCGGCCGGGCCCGGCAGATCCTCGGCTCGGACGTGTACGTCCACCAGTCCCGGATCAACGTCAAGCCGGGCTTCGGCGCGAGCGGCTTCTACTGGCACTCGGACTTCGAGACCTGGCACGCCGAGGACGGCCTGCCGAACATGCGCACGGTGTCCGTCTCGATCGCGCTGACCGAGAACTACGACACCAACGGCGGGCTCATGATCATGCCGGGCTCGCACCGCACGTTCCTGGGCTGTGCCGGGGCCACGCCCGAGGACAACTACAAGAGGTCGCTGCAGATGCAGGACGCGGGCACACCGTCCGACGCGGCGCTGACCACGCTGGCGAGCGAGTACGGCATCCGGCTGTTCACCGGCCGGGCGGGCTCGGCGACCTGGTTCGACTGCAACTGCATGCACGGGTCCGGCGACAACATCACGCCGTTCCCGCGCAGCAACGTCTTCATCGTCTTCAACAGCGTGGAGAACGCGGCGGTGGAGCCGTTCGCGGCGCCGGTACGGCGGCCGGAGTTCATCGGCGCACGGGACTTCACTCCCGTGCGGTGA
- a CDS encoding aminotransferase class V-fold PLP-dependent enzyme, with product METTETFENLVRAEFTPQNTYLNTASSGLLPARTVAALREAVAIRAEGRPLDPLFEDVELARAAFARLAGVPVTRVAAGPSVATQTALVATSLPAGAEVLTAEDDFTSVVNPFYTRGDLKVRAVPLERLAESVRPGTALVAVSAAQSADGRIADLSALREAARTHGARTYVDFSQSAGWLPMRADAHDFTVSTTFKWLLGPHGAAFLVVPEDLGGLSPLLAGWVAAEEPWNSCYGPVAELAHSARRFDVSPALFTYTGVRHSLALIEELGVAAVQAHDLALADRFRDGLAALGHEPLPAPGSAIVSVPGLGDRQPGLSRAGIEVSDRAGNLRASFHLYNTPADVDRLLSALSG from the coding sequence ATGGAGACCACGGAGACGTTCGAGAACCTCGTCCGCGCCGAGTTCACCCCGCAGAACACCTACCTCAACACCGCGAGCAGCGGCCTGCTGCCCGCCCGTACCGTCGCCGCACTGCGCGAGGCGGTGGCCATCCGGGCGGAGGGCAGGCCGCTCGATCCGCTGTTCGAGGACGTCGAGCTGGCCCGGGCCGCGTTCGCCCGGCTCGCCGGAGTGCCGGTGACCCGGGTGGCGGCGGGACCCTCGGTGGCCACCCAGACCGCTCTGGTCGCCACCTCCCTGCCCGCCGGCGCCGAAGTCCTGACCGCCGAGGACGACTTCACCTCGGTCGTGAACCCCTTCTACACCCGGGGAGACCTCAAGGTCCGCGCGGTCCCGCTGGAGCGGCTCGCCGAGTCCGTGCGGCCCGGCACCGCACTCGTCGCGGTCAGCGCCGCCCAGTCCGCCGACGGCCGGATCGCCGATCTGTCCGCCCTGCGCGAGGCCGCCCGGACCCACGGGGCACGCACCTACGTCGACTTCTCGCAGTCCGCCGGCTGGCTGCCCATGCGGGCCGATGCCCACGACTTCACCGTCTCCACGACCTTCAAGTGGCTGCTCGGCCCGCACGGGGCGGCCTTCCTCGTCGTCCCCGAGGACCTCGGCGGGCTTTCCCCGCTGCTGGCGGGCTGGGTCGCGGCCGAGGAGCCGTGGAACAGCTGCTACGGCCCGGTGGCCGAACTCGCCCACTCCGCACGGCGGTTCGACGTCAGCCCCGCCCTGTTCACCTACACCGGAGTGCGCCATTCCCTGGCCCTGATCGAGGAACTCGGCGTGGCCGCCGTACAGGCCCACGACCTGGCCCTGGCCGACCGGTTCCGGGACGGACTCGCGGCCCTCGGCCACGAACCCCTGCCCGCCCCCGGCTCGGCGATCGTCTCGGTGCCCGGACTCGGCGACCGCCAGCCCGGGTTGAGCCGCGCCGGCATCGAGGTCTCCGACCGCGCGGGCAACCTGCGCGCGTCCTTCCACCTCTACAACACGCCCGCCGACGTGGATCGTCTGCTGAGCGCGCTGTCCGGCTGA
- a CDS encoding DsbA family oxidoreductase — MRVEIWSDIACPWCYVGKARFEKALAAFPHHDEVEVVHRSFELDPGRAKGDVQPVITMLTRKYGMSETQAQAGEDNLGAQAAAEGLDYRTRGRDHGNTFDMHRLLHFAKERGRQDELIQILYRANFAEERSVFTEGDVRLVELAVEAGLDADAVREVLADPAAYADEVRADEREAAQLGANGVPFFVLDRKYGVSGAQPAEVFTQALSQAWGERSPLEPVGQDDAEACGPDGCAVPQH; from the coding sequence ATGCGCGTCGAGATCTGGAGCGACATCGCCTGCCCCTGGTGCTACGTGGGCAAGGCCCGCTTCGAGAAGGCGCTCGCCGCCTTCCCGCACCACGACGAGGTCGAGGTGGTGCACCGCTCCTTCGAGCTGGACCCGGGCCGCGCCAAGGGCGATGTGCAGCCGGTGATCACCATGCTCACCAGGAAGTACGGCATGAGCGAGACGCAGGCCCAGGCCGGCGAGGACAATCTGGGCGCCCAGGCCGCCGCCGAGGGCCTGGACTACCGCACCCGGGGCCGTGACCACGGCAACACGTTCGACATGCACCGCCTGCTGCACTTCGCCAAGGAGCGGGGCCGCCAGGACGAGCTGATCCAGATCCTGTACCGCGCCAACTTCGCCGAGGAACGGTCCGTCTTCACCGAGGGCGACGTGCGCCTGGTGGAGCTGGCCGTCGAGGCCGGGCTGGACGCCGACGCCGTCCGCGAGGTGCTCGCCGATCCGGCGGCCTACGCCGACGAGGTCCGCGCCGACGAGCGCGAGGCCGCCCAGCTCGGGGCGAACGGCGTGCCCTTCTTCGTCCTGGACCGGAAGTACGGCGTCTCCGGCGCCCAGCCCGCCGAGGTCTTCACCCAGGCGCTGAGCCAGGCCTGGGGTGAGCGTTCCCCGCTGGAGCCGGTCGGCCAGGATGATGCCGAGGCATGCGGCCCGGACGGGTGCGCGGTGCCGCAGCACTGA
- a CDS encoding GNAT family N-acetyltransferase, translating to MISERVTGARVIRTALPAEAETIADLHFRARSTYYPDGVPQADVDWAEAWRGSIERSDGHVLCAVAQSRIVGVASFRTPDGAPADTVKLFQFHVDPDHWRCGIGMALHAACVEEWQADGKRTAVLDVHTDNARAQAFYARQGWLPDPENPPAEGDHHLFLRFAVPGK from the coding sequence ATGATCAGTGAACGTGTGACCGGCGCCCGGGTGATCCGCACCGCCCTGCCCGCCGAAGCCGAGACCATCGCCGATCTGCACTTCCGCGCCCGTTCGACGTACTACCCGGACGGCGTCCCGCAGGCCGACGTCGACTGGGCCGAGGCCTGGCGCGGTTCCATCGAGCGGTCCGACGGGCACGTGCTCTGCGCCGTCGCGCAGAGCCGGATCGTCGGCGTCGCCTCCTTCCGCACCCCGGACGGCGCACCCGCGGACACGGTCAAGCTCTTCCAGTTCCATGTCGACCCCGACCACTGGCGCTGCGGCATCGGCATGGCCCTGCACGCGGCCTGCGTGGAGGAGTGGCAGGCCGACGGCAAGCGCACGGCCGTCCTCGACGTGCATACGGACAACGCCCGCGCCCAGGCCTTCTACGCCCGCCAGGGCTGGCTCCCCGACCCGGAGAACCCGCCCGCCGAGGGCGACCACCACCTCTTCCTGCGCTTCGCCGTGCCCGGGAAATGA
- a CDS encoding GlxA family transcriptional regulator, with protein sequence MLRVAVVASPPVSMFNLAIPELLFEKVQVAGRPGYEVVICAPDPGAVPTTGSLTLQVPHGLEALRDADTVIVAGTGEPFAPDPRVVAALREAAGTDRRIASICSGAFSLAEAGLLKGRTATTYWAHAEEMRRRHPDIDVRGDVLYAQDGPFLTSSGYAAGIDLCLHIIRTDYGAAVANEVARLALVAPVRPGGQTQFTHTPLPPERGTACADTRGWAMRNLDKPLTLTDLARHAGVSVRTLTRRFHAESGVSPLQWLLHQRIERAKELLETTTLPMDQVATACGLGTADSLRAHLVRRTGLTPSAYRAQFSRHGTGPGAVTSSVA encoded by the coding sequence ATGCTTCGTGTCGCCGTCGTCGCCTCGCCGCCCGTGTCGATGTTCAACCTCGCCATTCCCGAGCTGCTGTTCGAGAAGGTCCAGGTGGCCGGGCGGCCCGGGTACGAGGTGGTCATCTGCGCCCCCGACCCCGGGGCCGTACCCACCACCGGCTCGCTCACCCTGCAGGTGCCGCACGGCCTGGAGGCGCTGCGGGACGCGGACACGGTGATCGTGGCGGGCACCGGGGAGCCCTTCGCGCCCGACCCGCGCGTGGTGGCGGCGCTGCGCGAGGCCGCCGGGACGGACCGGCGGATCGCCTCCATCTGCTCCGGCGCCTTCTCGCTCGCCGAAGCCGGCCTGCTCAAGGGCCGCACGGCCACCACCTACTGGGCCCACGCCGAGGAGATGCGCCGGCGCCACCCCGACATCGACGTCCGGGGAGACGTCCTCTACGCCCAGGACGGGCCGTTCCTGACCTCCTCCGGCTACGCCGCCGGCATCGACCTGTGCCTGCACATCATCCGCACCGACTACGGCGCCGCCGTCGCCAACGAGGTCGCCCGGCTCGCCCTGGTCGCGCCGGTCCGCCCCGGCGGCCAGACCCAGTTCACCCACACCCCGCTGCCGCCCGAGCGGGGCACCGCCTGCGCCGACACCCGGGGCTGGGCCATGCGCAACCTCGACAAGCCGCTCACCCTCACCGACCTGGCCCGGCACGCCGGCGTCAGCGTGCGCACCCTCACCCGCCGCTTCCACGCCGAGAGCGGGGTCAGCCCCCTGCAGTGGCTGCTCCACCAGCGCATCGAGCGGGCCAAGGAACTCCTGGAGACCACCACCCTGCCGATGGACCAGGTGGCCACCGCCTGCGGTCTCGGCACCGCCGACTCGCTGCGCGCCCATCTGGTCCGCCGGACCGGTCTCACGCCGAGCGCCTACCGCGCCCAGTTCAGCCGCCATGGAACCGGGCCCGGTGCCGTCACGTCCTCCGTTGCATGA
- a CDS encoding MFS transporter, whose translation MPTNETVRKPGLSEIQGELRGQQSPALALTAALLGFALITLDASVVNVALPAIGSALGGGLAGLQWVVDAYTLAFAALMLSTGAFADRVGASRAYALGIAVFTLASAACGLAPGLPALIGARVVQGVAAAVVLPASLSLVRQAYTDPARRARAVAAWAAGGSVAVALGPVAGGALTTAWDWRGIFFINLPLGAVALALLLRAPRSERRPAPLDLPGQLSAVVALTAVTFAVIEGGTTGIAAFAVAVAAGVLFVRTEARQPHPVVPLGLFRDRAVRVAVAAGAACSVAFYGVVFVFSLFFQQVQGRSPLYTGLVFLPMSGLIAVTNVVSGKLAGRYGPRLPMLLGQALALAGLLGLLSVDAGTSAGVVAALLVPMALGCALTIPPLTAVMLDAVPAERAGLAAGVLNAARQVAGGLGIAVFGSLVAGGFVAGMRASLALGAALFALTLVLSFRLADRSARRA comes from the coding sequence ATGCCAACGAACGAGACCGTCAGGAAACCCGGACTCTCCGAAATACAGGGCGAGTTGAGGGGTCAACAGTCACCCGCACTCGCCCTCACCGCCGCCCTGCTCGGCTTCGCGCTGATCACCCTAGACGCGTCCGTGGTGAACGTGGCCCTCCCGGCGATCGGCTCCGCGCTCGGCGGCGGCCTTGCCGGACTGCAGTGGGTGGTGGACGCCTACACCCTGGCCTTCGCCGCCCTGATGCTCTCCACGGGCGCCTTCGCGGACCGGGTGGGGGCGAGCAGGGCCTACGCCCTCGGCATCGCGGTGTTCACGCTGGCCTCGGCGGCCTGCGGCCTGGCGCCGGGCCTGCCGGCGCTGATCGGCGCGCGGGTGGTGCAGGGTGTGGCGGCGGCCGTGGTGCTGCCGGCTTCGCTGTCCCTGGTGCGGCAGGCGTACACCGATCCGGCCCGGCGGGCCCGGGCGGTGGCCGCCTGGGCGGCCGGGGGTTCGGTCGCGGTGGCGCTGGGCCCGGTGGCGGGCGGCGCACTGACCACGGCCTGGGACTGGCGGGGGATCTTCTTCATCAATCTGCCCCTCGGCGCGGTCGCCCTGGCCCTGCTGCTGCGGGCGCCGCGCTCGGAGCGCCGGCCCGCACCGCTCGACCTGCCGGGCCAGCTGTCGGCCGTGGTCGCCCTGACGGCCGTCACCTTCGCGGTGATCGAGGGCGGTACGACGGGCATCGCGGCCTTCGCCGTGGCGGTCGCCGCCGGCGTCCTGTTCGTCCGCACCGAGGCACGGCAGCCGCACCCGGTCGTCCCGCTCGGGCTGTTCCGCGACCGGGCGGTGCGGGTGGCGGTCGCGGCGGGGGCGGCGTGCAGTGTGGCGTTCTACGGCGTGGTGTTCGTCTTCTCGCTCTTCTTCCAGCAGGTGCAGGGCCGTTCGCCGCTCTACACCGGGCTGGTGTTCCTGCCGATGTCCGGGCTGATCGCGGTGACGAACGTGGTGTCCGGGAAGCTGGCCGGGCGGTACGGCCCGCGTCTGCCGATGCTGCTCGGGCAGGCGCTCGCCCTGGCGGGCCTGCTCGGTCTGCTCAGCGTCGACGCCGGCACGTCCGCCGGCGTGGTGGCCGCGCTCCTCGTCCCCATGGCCCTCGGCTGCGCGCTGACCATCCCGCCGCTGACGGCCGTGATGCTGGACGCCGTACCGGCCGAGCGCGCCGGTCTCGCGGCCGGGGTGCTCAACGCGGCGCGGCAGGTGGCCGGAGGGCTGGGCATCGCGGTGTTCGGTTCACTGGTGGCGGGCGGCTTCGTCGCCGGGATGCGGGCGAGCCTGGCGCTGGGCGCGGCCCTGTTCGCGCTGACCCTCGTCCTCAGCTTCCGTCTCGCAGATCGCTCGGCCAGGCGGGCCTGA
- a CDS encoding DUF1349 domain-containing protein — MDIELPELPFPLRTYGPDGDWSYEGGVLTGWAEPRQDRFVPPIGEALDPASDAPRLLGAPEGDFQLIARVTVGFGASFDAGVLYVHVGDRAWAKLCLEYSPDVPTVCTVVTRGHSDDANSFTVQGSSVWLRVSRTGRAFAFHASRDGERWTFVRLFTLGEEKETGAALVGFMTQSPMGEGCVVTYDHLRFRPAWPSDLRDGS, encoded by the coding sequence ATGGACATAGAGCTTCCCGAACTTCCCTTCCCCCTGCGGACCTACGGGCCCGACGGAGACTGGTCCTACGAGGGCGGTGTGCTCACGGGGTGGGCCGAGCCCCGGCAGGACCGGTTCGTGCCCCCCATCGGTGAAGCCCTGGACCCCGCCTCCGACGCGCCCCGGCTGCTCGGGGCGCCCGAGGGGGACTTCCAGCTGATCGCGCGGGTCACCGTCGGGTTCGGTGCCTCCTTCGACGCCGGAGTGCTCTACGTCCATGTCGGCGACCGCGCCTGGGCCAAGCTCTGTCTGGAGTACTCCCCGGACGTGCCCACCGTCTGTACGGTGGTCACCCGGGGCCACTCCGACGACGCGAACTCCTTCACCGTCCAGGGGAGTTCAGTGTGGCTGCGGGTCAGCCGCACCGGACGTGCCTTCGCCTTCCACGCCTCCCGGGACGGCGAGCGCTGGACCTTCGTCCGGCTGTTCACGCTGGGCGAGGAGAAGGAGACCGGCGCGGCGCTGGTCGGCTTCATGACGCAGTCGCCGATGGGGGAGGGGTGTGTCGTGACGTACGACCACCTCCGGTTCAGGCCCGCCTGGCCGAGCGATCTGCGAGACGGAAGCTGA